One stretch of Punica granatum isolate Tunisia-2019 chromosome 5, ASM765513v2, whole genome shotgun sequence DNA includes these proteins:
- the LOC116207327 gene encoding primary amine oxidase 1-like has translation MTILLQVLLLTLKYYLTSSYSHPLDPLDVSEIDRIRSIVQQSHGHTYPNLSFHYVDLEEPKKEDVLKWLSSTKKLNHSPPPPLRRGAKVVIRVRGQTHELSIDLETNRVLSDHTYTGNGFPPLTFTELYRASKLPLEYPKFEESVLKRGLNISEVSCIPFTVGWYGEAVTKRALKVSCFYRGGTVNVFARPIEGVTILVDVDSMRITSYNDRFTIPLPKAKGSDYESSGIAPNSTRCNRTASSGFTVKGREVRWANWEFHLAFHARAGIIISTASIFDEGKSKFRRVLYRGHVSETFVPYMDPKEEWYFRTFMDIGEYGFGKAADSLQAGVDCPENALYIDGYVVGADGHAQVVPRVICVFERESSNVAWRHTEINVPGRVVALTGILEMKATAYTNQYQINENVYGILVANNTVAVNHDHFLTYYLDVDIDGRANTFVKSRLKTEKVAGAGPRSLRKIYWTVVKEIVKSESEGRMQLGLEAADLLVVNPGQRTRIGNQVGYRLIPGQPISSLLSDDDFPQIRASYTKYQMWVTAYNRTERWAGGFYADRSRGDDGLAIWTRRNREIENRDIVLWYSVGFHHIPYQEDFPVMPTLHGGFELRPSNFFERNPLLHQN, from the exons ATGACTATCCTACTGCAAGTTCTTCTTCTTACCTTAAAATACTACCTCACATCAAGCTATAGTCACCCACTGGACCCCCTTGACGTGTCTGAAATCGACCGAATAAGGTCCATAGTGCAGCAATCTCATGGCCACACCTACCCGAACTTGAGCTTCCATTATGTCGATCTCGAAGAacccaaaaaagaagatgTCCTCAAATGGCTCTCTTCTACTAAAAAGCTGAATcactctcctcctcctcctcttcgaCGTGGTGCTAAGGTGGTGATTCGGGTTCGAGGGCAGACCCACGAGCTAAGCATAGACCTAGAGACAAACAGAGTTTTGTCGGATCATACCTACACGGGAAATGGTTTCCCGCCACTGACGTTCACTGAACTTTATCGAGCAAGCAAGTTGCCATTAGAGTACCCAAAATTCGAGGAGTCGGTCCTCAAGAGGGGCTTGAACATCTCTGAAGTGTCTTGCATCCCATTCACGGTCGGTTGGTACGGGGAAGCAGTCACAAAGAGAGCCCTCAAAGTGTCCTGCTTCTACAGAGGGGGGACGGTCAATGTCTTCGCTAGGCCGATTGAGGGAGTGACCATTCTAGTCGATGTCGATTCTATGCGAATCACAAGCTACAACGACAGGTTCACAATCCCATTACCGAAAGCGAAAGGCTCCGACTATGAATCCTCAGGCATAGCTCCGAACTCCACCCGATGCAACCGAACAGCTAGTAGCGGATTTACTGTGAAGGGCCGCGAAGTCAGATGGGCTAACTGGGAATTTCACTTGGCCTTCCATGCCCGGGCGGGAATCATTATTTCAACGGCTTCCATATTCGATGAGGGCAAGAGTAAGTTCAGGAGGGTGCTCTATAGGGGGCACGTATCCGAGACATTTGTTCCGTACATGGACCCCAAGGAGGAGTGGTACTTCCGGACTTTCATGGACATCGGGGAGTATGGGTTCGGGAAAGCAGCGGATTCACTCCAGGCAGGGGTGGACTGCCCGGAGAATGCCTTGTATATTGATGGGTACGTGGTGGGTGCGGACGGGCATGCCCAGGTGGTGCCCCGGGTCATTTGCGTCTTTGAAAGGGAGTCGAGCAATGTCGCCTGGAGGCATACCGAGATTAATGTTCCTGGTAGAGTG GTTGCCTTGACAGGCATTTTGGAGATGAAAGCTACTGCCTACACCAATCAGTACCAGATAAACGAAAACGTCTATGGCATCTTAGTGGCAAACAACACTGTCGCCGTTAACCACGACCACTTCCTAACGTACTACCTCGACGTTGACATTGATGGTCGAGCAAACACGTTTGTTAAGTCCAGGTTAAAGACGGAGAAGGTGGCAGGTGCTGGCCCAAGGTCACTGCGAAAAATTTACTGGACAGTAGTGAAAGAGATAGTTAAATCCGAATCAGAGGGCCGGATGCAGCTCGGCTTGGAAGCGGCCGACCTGTTGGTGGTGAATCCAGGTCAGAGGACGAGGATTGGTAACCAAGTAGGCTACCGGCTAATCCCAGGGCAGCCGATCTCTTCTCTTTTGTCAGACGATGATTTCCCGCAAATCAGAGCTTCTTACACAAAGTACCAGATGTGGGTCACTGCTTATAACCGGACGGAAAGATGGGCTGGCGGCTTTTATGCAGATCGGAGCCGTGGAGACGACGGTTTGGCCATTTGGACAAGAAG GAACCGGGAGATTGAGAATAGAGACATAGTGCTATGGTACTCGGTGGGGTTCCATCACATCCCATACCAAGAAGATTTCCCTGTGATGCCTACTCTTCATGGTGGCTTTGAGCTCAGGCCCTCCAATTTCTTTGAAAGAAACCCCCTACTCCACcaaaattga